A single Pseudomonadota bacterium DNA region contains:
- the clpS gene encoding ATP-dependent Clp protease adapter ClpS: MSSVSRDNEGLVLTDLRQKVEEPPLYKVLLHNDDYTTMDFVVMVLEVVFHKNLQEATRIMLNVHKEGVGIAGVYSRDVAETKIALVHDMARHNDYPLKSSMEKA, translated from the coding sequence ATGAGTTCTGTTTCCCGTGACAATGAAGGTCTGGTGTTGACCGACCTCAGGCAGAAGGTTGAAGAACCTCCCCTGTACAAGGTGCTGCTGCATAATGATGATTATACCACCATGGACTTCGTGGTCATGGTCCTGGAAGTGGTGTTTCATAAAAACCTTCAGGAGGCGACCAGGATCATGCTGAATGTCCACAAGGAGGGGGTCGGTATTGCCGGGGTGTATTCCCGGGACGTTGCGGAAACAAAGATTGCCCTCGTTCATGACATGGCGCGGCATAATGATTACCCTTTAAAATCATCCATGGAAAAAGCGTAA